The DNA region TCTCCACTGATATAAAAGCAGAATTCAAAGATGACGCTGAACCTCGCAAAGTATCCGTAGCCGGACGTATGATGACACGCCGCGTGATGGGCAAGGCTTCATTCATTGAATTGCAGGACTCTAAAGGTCGCATTCAGGTATATATTACCCGCGACGATATCTGTCCGGGAGAAGACAAGGATCTCTACAACACTGTATTTAAACGCCTGCTCGACTTAGGCGACTTCATTGGAATCGAGGGTTTTGTATTCCGTACCCAAATGGGTGAAATCAGTATCCATGCCCAAAAGCTGACTGTACTGGCAAAATCCATCAAACCGTTGCCTATTGTAAAATACAAAGACGGTGTAGCTTATGACTCCTTTGAAGATCCCGAACTCCGCTATCGTCAACGTTACGTTGACCTTGTAGTGAATGACGGCGTAAAAGAAACATTCCTGAAACGTGCCACGGTTATTAAGACCATGCGTGCCGTACTGGACGAAGCCGGCTACACAGAAGTGGAAACTCCGATTCTGCAATCCATCGCAGGTGGAGCAAGCGCCCGTCCTTTCATCACTCACCACAACTCACTGAATATGGATCTGTATCTGCGTATCGCTACCGAGCTTTACCTGAAACGTCTGATTGTAGGTGGCTTCGAGGGTGTATATGAAATCGGAAAGAACTTCCGCAACGAAGGTATGGACAAGAATCATAACCCGGAATTCACCTGTCTGGAACTGTACGTACAATATAAGGATTACAACTGGATGATGAGTTTCACCGAGAAATTGCTGGAACGTATCTGCATTGCCGTGAACGGCAGCGAAGAAACTACCATCGACGGTAAGACCATCAGCTTCAAGGCACCATACCGCCGCTTGCCCATCCTGGACGCTATCAAGGAAAAAACAGGTTACGACCTCAATGGCAAGAGTGAAGAAGAAATCCGCCAGGTCTGCAAAGAACTGAAAATGGAGATTGACGACACCATGGGTAAAGGCAAATTGATAGATGAAATATTCGGTGAATTCTGCGAAGGCACTTTCATTCAGCCTACTTTCATTACTGACTATCCTGTTGAAATGAGTCCGCTGACCAAGATGCACCGCAGTAAACCGGGATTAACCGAACGTTTTGAACTGATGGTGAACGGTAAAGAGCTTGCCAATGCTTATAGCGAGCTGAACGACCCCATCGACCAGGAAGAACGTTTCAAAGATCAATTGCGATTGAGTGAAAAGGGAGACGATGAAGCTATGTTCATCGACCAGGATTTCCTGCGTGCCCTGCAATTCGGTATGCCTCCCACATCAGGTATCGGTATCGGCATTGACCGTCTGACAATGCTAATGACAGGCAAGTCGTATATTCAGGAAGTATTGTTCTTCCCGCAAATGCGCCCCGAAAAGATCACTCCGAAAGATGCTCCCTCCCAATATATGGAACTGGGCATTGCCGAAGACTGGGTACCCGTTATTCAGAAAGCCGGCTACAACACAATAGAAGATATGAAAGATGTGAATCCGCAAAAACTGCACCAGGACATTTGCGGTATTAACAAGAAATACAAACTGGAACTGACCAACCCGTCGGTAAACGACGTAGAAGGCTGGATTGAGAAAATTAAGAATTAAAGAATTAAAAATTAAATAAGAAGATTAAAGATCGAATGAGGGAAAGGAGTTTCCTTTCCCCTTTTAATTTTTAATTATTAATTATTAATTTCGATATGAAACTACCCGGAAAGATAGCCATAATGGGCGGAGGAAGCTGGGCTACAGCCATTGCAAAAATGGTACTTGCTCAGGCTGAGTCGATTAACTGGTATATGCGACGAGATGATCGCATAACCGATTTTAAACGACTGGGCCATAACCCTGCCTACCTGACGGGCGTCAAATTCGACATGAAGCGCATCAACTTCAGCTCTAATATCAACGATGTAGTAAAAGAGTCTGACACGCTGATATTTGTCACCCCCTCCCCCTATCTCAAAGCTCACTTGAAGAAGCTGAAAACGCGGATACGGGATAAATTCATCATTACTGCTATAAAAGGAATCGTACCCGATGACAATCTGATTGTATCGGAGTACTTCACAAAAGAATACGGCGTTCTACCCGAAAATATTGCTGTACTGGCAGGTCCCTGCCATGCGGAAGAAGTAGCCTTGGAACGTCTCTCTTATCTCACCATCGCTTGTCCGGACACAGATAAAGCATGTACCATCGCTCGCCGTCTGGCCAGTTCATTTATCAAAACATCCGTCAGCAACGACGTAGCCGGCATAGAATATAGTTCTGTGCTGAAAAACGTGTATGCCATTGCCGCCGGTATCTGTAGCGGTCTGAAGTACGGTGATAACTTCCAGGCGGTATTGATATCCAACGCCGTGCAAGAAATGAACCGTTTCCTGCAAACAGTACATCCGCTGAACAGAAACGTAAATGATTCTGTTTATTTAGGTGATCTGTTGGTGACAGGATATTCCAACTTCAGCCGTAATCGCACGTTTGGTACAATGATTGGTAAGGGGTATTCTGTAAAAAGCGCGCAAATAGAAATGGAGATGATTGCCGAAGGATATTACGGTACAAAGTGTATCAAGGAAATCAACAAACATCACCATGTCAATATGCCGATACTGGATGCTGTCTATAACATTCTGTACGAACGCATTTCACCCATGATAGAAATCAAGTTGCTGACTGATTCGCTAAGATAATCTCTCCCTTAACTCCTTCCGCAAAGAGGAGAATAAAGTCAGAGTTGCGATATAAAGAAAAGAATATTATAAATAAATCTTATAAACCAAAAGTAACTCAAGCCTACCTTTTCCACAGAGAAGGGGACGGGTAAGAGGCTTTTAAAACCTAGAATATTATGATTAGTTTGAACATCGAAAAGACTTTTGGATTTATCTCCAAAGCATCTGTTGCTGCTTACGAAGCTCAGGTAAAAGCTGCGCAGGAAGCATTGGAAAACGGTACCGGAAAAGGTAATGACTTCCTGGGCTGGTTGCACCTCCCCTCATCTATCAGCCAAGAGCATTTGGCCGACCTAAAAGCTACTGCACAAGTTTTGCGCGACAACTGTGAGGTAGTGATCGTAGCCGGCATCGGCGGAAGCTACCTCGGCGCACGTGCAGTCATCGAGGCTTTATCAAACAGCTTCACTTGGTTGCAGGAAAAGAAAACTGCTCCTGTAATGATCTATGCAGGACACAATATCAGCGAAGATTATTTGTATGAACTGACTGAATTCCTGAAAGACAAAAAATTCGGCGTCATCAATATCTCCAAATCCGGAACTACCACCGAAACCGCTCTCGCTTTCCGTCTATTGAAAAAGCAATGTGAAGACCAGCGTGGTAAGGAAATGGCAAAGAAAGTTATCGTTGCCATCACAGATGCCAAGAAAGGCGCTGCCCGCGTCACTGCTGATAAGGAAGGTTACAAATCATTCATTATCCCCGATAATGTGGGAGGACGCTTCTCTGTACTGACTCCGGTTGGTTTATTGCCGATAGCGATAGCTGGTTTCGACATCGAGAAATTAGTAACCGGTGCCGCTGACATGGAAAAGGCTTGCGGTGTGAATGTTCCGTTTGCCGAGAATCTGGCTGCGCAATATGCTGCTACCCGTAACGAGCTGTACAAGAATGGCAAGAAGATCGAAATCCTTGTAAACTTTTGCCCGAAACTGCACTATGTAAGCGAATGGTGGAAGCAATTGTACGGAGAATCCGAAGGTAAGGAAAACAAAGGTATTTTCCCAGCAGCTGTAGACTTCTCTACTGACTTACACTCTATGGGACAATGGATTCAGGAAGGTGAACGTACCATTTTCGAAACCGTAATATCTGTAGAAAACGTAGACCACAAGCTGGAAGTACCTTCTGACGAAGCAAATCTGGACGGTCTGAACTTCCTCGCAGGTAAGCGCGTGGACGAAGTAAATAAGATGGCTGAACTGGGTACTCAGTTGGCTCACGTAGATGGTGGTGTGCCCAACATGCGTATTATCATCGAGAAGCTGGACGAATACAATATCGGTCAGTTACTTTACTTCTTTGAAATAGGATGCGGTATCAGCGGTTATCTGCTGGGCGTAAATCCGTTCAATCAACCGGGTGTAGAAGCATACAAAAAGAATATGTTTGCATTGCTGAACAAACCGGGATATGAAGAAGAGTCAAAAGCTATTCAGGCAAGACTTTAAGAAAGAGTCAGTTAACCATATATAAACGAGGTGTGGATGAGTTTAATCATTCACACCTCGTTTTTTTATTGTATCTTTGCAACCATAAAACAATAGGTATTATGTTTCAAGAAGCTATTTCCCGCTATCTTCAGTCCAGCGGGTACTCAAAAATTCAATTGAAATCCGTTCTTTTCGATATGGACGGCGTATTATTCAATTCCATGCCTTACCATGCCGATGCCTGGCATAAGGTAATGGAACGCCATGGATTGCACTTGAGCCGTGAAGAAGCTTACCTGCATGAAGGACGAACCGGAGCTGCTACTATCAATATCGTCTATCAACGGCAATACGGAAAAGATGCCACTCCCGAAATGATACAGAGCATTTATGCAGAAAAGAGTGCAGAATTCAACAGTAACCCCGAACCGGAACGCATGCCCGGTGCATGGGAAGTACTGCAGAAAATAAAATCGGATGGACTGATACCGATGGTGGTCACCGGTTCCGGACAACACTCATTATTAGACCGTCTGTCGCATAACTTCCCCGGTATGTTCCGTCGCGAACTAATGGTGACTGCCTTCGATGTGAAATATGGGAAACCACACCCGGAACCTTACCTGATGGCTTTACAAAAAGGAGGATTAGCCCCCAATGAAGCTATCGTAGTAGAAAATGCGCCTATGGGCGTACAAGCTGGTGCAGCAGCAGGTATATTTACAGTAGCTGTCAACACAGGTCCCATCGACGGACAGCTCTTACTGGATGCCGGAGCAAATGTATTATTCCCGTCTATGCAGGATTTTTGCGACAATTGGGAGAACTTACGTAAAGCGTTCGAATAAAGAAATCGGACGCTTTTTTATTTATGGAAAAGAAAATATTTTATCTTAATAGTTCACTGATCTTTTTCCTTAAATTTAACTTTATTATTTCATCAGGTTTTAACTCAAGCTCTATCAAAATCTTGGCAGTAGAGAGTTTATAAGCTTCATTTCCCCTATCATAATTCATCTGTTCTTTATCGATAGAATAGAGCAGGGCAAAATCATAATCCAAAGCTTTTGAAACATTATATAAAGTATCCGTATCAATACTTTTTCGTGTCAACATATAGTCAACACTCTGAGGCTTAACTTGCAGTCTTCTTGCAAGTTCAGCCTTTGTCACCAGTTTTTCAACCATGACATTTTTTATAACTTCACCGATGTATATAGTAGTCTTTTCCATTTCTATGAAGGTACGATTTATTATCCAAACCTAGAGGAAGTGAAATAAAAATTTATCTGTCCTGTAATACCTATTTATTCACAATTCGCTTGTTTTATCAAATAAATTGTGATACTTTTGTCGCAGAATGATATAAACAATAAATAATCAAATTACCATGACTCTACTGATTCTTATTCTGATAGCGATTCCTGTTTGTATCTTGACAATTCTATTATGGATATACAATGATTATAAAAAGTACAAAAGACAGAATTGCTTCTTAATTTTATTGTTTTTGGTTTTACCTGCCACAATACAAGCTCAATACACAGACAAAAATTGCTGTGTAAACTCTAAATGGCATGAAAATCCCAAAGAAATATTAGAGCATACGACTGGAA from Bacteroides sp. MSB163 includes:
- the lysS gene encoding lysine--tRNA ligase; translated protein: MNVLELSEQEIIRRNSMNELRAMGIDPYPAAEYVTNAFSTDIKAEFKDDAEPRKVSVAGRMMTRRVMGKASFIELQDSKGRIQVYITRDDICPGEDKDLYNTVFKRLLDLGDFIGIEGFVFRTQMGEISIHAQKLTVLAKSIKPLPIVKYKDGVAYDSFEDPELRYRQRYVDLVVNDGVKETFLKRATVIKTMRAVLDEAGYTEVETPILQSIAGGASARPFITHHNSLNMDLYLRIATELYLKRLIVGGFEGVYEIGKNFRNEGMDKNHNPEFTCLELYVQYKDYNWMMSFTEKLLERICIAVNGSEETTIDGKTISFKAPYRRLPILDAIKEKTGYDLNGKSEEEIRQVCKELKMEIDDTMGKGKLIDEIFGEFCEGTFIQPTFITDYPVEMSPLTKMHRSKPGLTERFELMVNGKELANAYSELNDPIDQEERFKDQLRLSEKGDDEAMFIDQDFLRALQFGMPPTSGIGIGIDRLTMLMTGKSYIQEVLFFPQMRPEKITPKDAPSQYMELGIAEDWVPVIQKAGYNTIEDMKDVNPQKLHQDICGINKKYKLELTNPSVNDVEGWIEKIKN
- a CDS encoding NAD(P)H-dependent glycerol-3-phosphate dehydrogenase, with amino-acid sequence MKLPGKIAIMGGGSWATAIAKMVLAQAESINWYMRRDDRITDFKRLGHNPAYLTGVKFDMKRINFSSNINDVVKESDTLIFVTPSPYLKAHLKKLKTRIRDKFIITAIKGIVPDDNLIVSEYFTKEYGVLPENIAVLAGPCHAEEVALERLSYLTIACPDTDKACTIARRLASSFIKTSVSNDVAGIEYSSVLKNVYAIAAGICSGLKYGDNFQAVLISNAVQEMNRFLQTVHPLNRNVNDSVYLGDLLVTGYSNFSRNRTFGTMIGKGYSVKSAQIEMEMIAEGYYGTKCIKEINKHHHVNMPILDAVYNILYERISPMIEIKLLTDSLR
- a CDS encoding glucose-6-phosphate isomerase — translated: MISLNIEKTFGFISKASVAAYEAQVKAAQEALENGTGKGNDFLGWLHLPSSISQEHLADLKATAQVLRDNCEVVIVAGIGGSYLGARAVIEALSNSFTWLQEKKTAPVMIYAGHNISEDYLYELTEFLKDKKFGVINISKSGTTTETALAFRLLKKQCEDQRGKEMAKKVIVAITDAKKGAARVTADKEGYKSFIIPDNVGGRFSVLTPVGLLPIAIAGFDIEKLVTGAADMEKACGVNVPFAENLAAQYAATRNELYKNGKKIEILVNFCPKLHYVSEWWKQLYGESEGKENKGIFPAAVDFSTDLHSMGQWIQEGERTIFETVISVENVDHKLEVPSDEANLDGLNFLAGKRVDEVNKMAELGTQLAHVDGGVPNMRIIIEKLDEYNIGQLLYFFEIGCGISGYLLGVNPFNQPGVEAYKKNMFALLNKPGYEEESKAIQARL
- a CDS encoding HAD family hydrolase, producing MFQEAISRYLQSSGYSKIQLKSVLFDMDGVLFNSMPYHADAWHKVMERHGLHLSREEAYLHEGRTGAATINIVYQRQYGKDATPEMIQSIYAEKSAEFNSNPEPERMPGAWEVLQKIKSDGLIPMVVTGSGQHSLLDRLSHNFPGMFRRELMVTAFDVKYGKPHPEPYLMALQKGGLAPNEAIVVENAPMGVQAGAAAGIFTVAVNTGPIDGQLLLDAGANVLFPSMQDFCDNWENLRKAFE
- a CDS encoding helix-turn-helix domain-containing protein; amino-acid sequence: MEKTTIYIGEVIKNVMVEKLVTKAELARRLQVKPQSVDYMLTRKSIDTDTLYNVSKALDYDFALLYSIDKEQMNYDRGNEAYKLSTAKILIELELKPDEIIKLNLRKKISELLR